The following coding sequences lie in one candidate division WOR-3 bacterium genomic window:
- a CDS encoding pitrilysin family protein: MKILIFLIFGNFNPPINSFVLKNKLNVYLVKNEISPIVTVLLAFRAGGEYQSPHDAGLFHLVEHMFFKGNKKYKTQEEFMEKIRELGILYNGATSLNYVIYYYTSTKENLKKVLEFSYNAITGILFDEKELEKERTVVLDEYNRDYSDPLENFYMDISRLFYEELYYKTDLLGPKYNILKADKKIMLNQYDKFYGPENCFLIISGDIDFEKTEKIVRKIFERWNKKVFYQKPEKLPELKTKKLLNIKSSQVRSARIEIIFRGPGTLYERKDTYIGDLVAKIFSLPYSPFQKEFVNTGLSSSATLSYYTKSATGEIYFSFELEKEKIEEVKKKIDELLNSIDDERWFPEEIIEDAKISIENEFSLKTENPEGFAHELAFWVTTADLDYFVNYINEIKKINKEDIKNFFNKYIKNKNFVMGIIEPEGD; the protein is encoded by the coding sequence ATGAAAATATTAATCTTTTTAATTTTTGGAAATTTTAACCCACCTATAAATAGTTTTGTGTTAAAAAATAAACTTAATGTATATCTTGTTAAAAATGAAATCTCACCAATTGTAACTGTCCTTCTTGCTTTCAGAGCAGGAGGGGAATACCAGTCTCCTCATGATGCCGGCCTCTTTCATCTTGTTGAACATATGTTCTTTAAGGGTAATAAAAAATATAAAACCCAGGAAGAATTTATGGAAAAAATAAGGGAACTGGGAATTTTATACAATGGTGCTACATCTTTAAACTATGTGATTTATTACTATACATCTACAAAGGAAAATTTAAAGAAAGTTCTTGAATTCTCCTATAATGCTATAACAGGGATACTTTTTGATGAAAAAGAACTGGAAAAGGAAAGAACGGTTGTTCTTGATGAATATAACAGGGACTATTCTGACCCTTTAGAAAATTTCTATATGGATATTTCAAGGTTATTTTATGAAGAACTATATTATAAAACAGACCTTCTCGGACCAAAATATAACATTTTAAAGGCAGATAAAAAAATAATGCTTAATCAGTATGATAAATTTTATGGTCCTGAAAACTGTTTTCTTATTATATCAGGAGATATTGATTTTGAAAAAACTGAAAAAATTGTAAGAAAGATTTTTGAAAGATGGAATAAAAAAGTCTTTTATCAGAAACCTGAAAAATTACCTGAATTAAAAACAAAAAAACTTTTAAATATCAAATCATCCCAAGTTAGGTCTGCAAGAATTGAAATAATCTTTAGAGGACCCGGAACCCTTTATGAAAGAAAAGATACATATATAGGAGACCTTGTAGCAAAAATTTTTTCTCTACCCTATTCACCATTTCAGAAAGAATTTGTGAATACAGGACTTTCAAGTAGTGCCACACTATCCTATTACACAAAATCTGCAACAGGTGAAATTTACTTTTCCTTTGAACTTGAAAAGGAAAAAATTGAGGAAGTGAAGAAGAAAATAGATGAACTTTTAAATTCTATTGATGATGAAAGATGGTTTCCCGAGGAAATAATTGAAGATGCTAAAATATCAATTGAAAATGAATTTTCTCTGAAAACAGAAAATCCTGAAGGATTTGCCCATGAACTTGCTTTCTGGGTTACAACCGCAGACCTTGATTACTTTGTAAATTACATTAATGAAATCAAAAAAATAAATAAGGAAGATATTAAAAATTTCTTTAATAAATACATAAAAAATAAAAATTTTGTTATGGGAATAATTGAACCTGAGGGGGACTAA
- a CDS encoding pitrilysin family protein, translating to MKKLIISSILFNLLFSEVLFLKNEIPLIYRKVEGIDVISAGVLFKGGVAKYKEGMDGIEFFALNSLLEGTREYPFPELQKIFVKEGILTRVIADHDYSALILKSPTKNYKRVIEILFKILNEPELNPQRIEVVRNNLILRAKRKEEDPDQKLFILLNEVFYKNHPYKIEPEGKIETLKNFKIEDIRNFLENNFHSGGIVLGFVGPLEKEEFLNLFDELFGKIEKRENITPEIPDFSKKDTFFYIKKDDYETSYIATKFPFPDIKDRDYPAILALSEILSQRFEEKVRTKAGISYAVWAGASMKKKNYGYFYVSSSFPDSAWKLMIKEVNEIKEKGVKEKEIKESLNLFKTYRFLQNASTDGVLISLFRSFVIAEDPEFLDSMLNKINEVKPEDIKRCANLYFKNFITIRIGP from the coding sequence ATGAAAAAATTAATAATTAGTTCTATTCTTTTTAATCTTTTATTTTCAGAAGTTTTATTTTTAAAAAATGAAATTCCCCTTATATACCGGAAAGTTGAAGGGATTGATGTAATAAGTGCAGGTGTTTTATTTAAGGGAGGTGTAGCTAAATATAAAGAAGGGATGGATGGAATAGAGTTTTTTGCTTTAAACTCCCTTCTTGAAGGAACAAGGGAATACCCCTTCCCGGAGCTTCAAAAAATTTTTGTTAAGGAAGGGATTCTCACAAGAGTCATAGCTGACCATGATTATTCTGCTTTAATTTTAAAATCTCCTACAAAAAATTATAAAAGGGTAATTGAAATTTTATTTAAAATTCTGAATGAACCTGAATTAAATCCTCAAAGGATTGAAGTTGTTAGAAATAACTTAATTTTAAGAGCAAAAAGAAAAGAAGAGGACCCAGACCAGAAATTATTTATTTTGCTAAATGAAGTTTTTTATAAAAATCATCCTTATAAAATAGAACCTGAAGGAAAAATAGAAACTCTTAAGAACTTTAAAATAGAGGATATAAGAAATTTTCTTGAAAATAATTTTCATTCAGGAGGTATTGTTCTTGGTTTTGTTGGACCCCTCGAAAAAGAAGAATTTTTAAATCTCTTTGATGAACTATTCGGAAAAATTGAAAAAAGAGAAAATATAACCCCCGAAATTCCTGATTTTTCAAAAAAAGATACATTTTTTTATATCAAAAAAGATGATTACGAGACAAGTTATATAGCAACAAAATTTCCATTTCCTGATATAAAAGATAGAGATTACCCTGCAATTTTAGCCTTATCAGAGATTTTATCCCAGAGATTTGAAGAAAAGGTGAGAACAAAAGCAGGTATTTCCTATGCAGTTTGGGCTGGTGCTTCAATGAAAAAAAAGAATTATGGTTACTTTTATGTTTCTTCCTCTTTCCCTGATTCAGCCTGGAAATTGATGATTAAAGAAGTTAATGAAATAAAGGAAAAAGGTGTTAAAGAAAAGGAAATTAAAGAGTCTCTCAATCTTTTTAAAACTTATAGATTTTTACAGAATGCCTCCACCGATGGTGTTCTTATTTCTCTTTTTAGGTCTTTTGTAATTGCAGAAGATCCTGAATTCTTAGATTCAATGCTCAATAAAATAAATGAAGTTAAACCTGAAGATATTAAAAGATGTGCTAATTTATACTTTAAGAATTTTATAACTATAAGAATTGGACCTTAA
- a CDS encoding citrate (Si)-synthase, eukaryotic, producing the protein MLKQTLKEKIEKRQKEVKEFREKFGKKVISEVTVEQAYGGMRDVKCMVWEGSLLDPNEGIRFRGYTIPEVREKLPKAKGGNEPLPEGIFYLLLTGDLPTEENIKEIQEEFKKRMEVPSYVFDVIKKMPKDSHPMVLFSMGILAMQKESKFTKAYWEGIPKTNYWEYFYEDTLDLLARIPVLAAYVYRYLYKKGKFIEPDSKLDWAANFAHMMGYDNPEVYELMRLYMVLHCDHEGGNVSAHTGHLVASALSDVYYSISAAINGLAGPLHGLANQEVLRWILNLQEKFKGQEITKEILEKYCWDTINSGQVIPGYGHAVLRKTDPRYIAFREFALKYMPDDPIFKIVSMLYEVVPPILQQLQKIKDPWPNVDAHSGCVLYHYGITEFPFYTVLFGVSRAIGISVQLIWDRALGLPIERPKSVTLEWLKENIKE; encoded by the coding sequence ATGTTAAAACAAACATTAAAGGAAAAAATAGAAAAAAGACAAAAAGAAGTAAAGGAGTTCAGGGAAAAATTCGGTAAAAAGGTAATCTCCGAGGTAACAGTTGAACAGGCTTACGGTGGAATGAGGGATGTAAAATGCATGGTATGGGAAGGTTCTCTTCTTGATCCTAATGAAGGAATAAGATTTAGAGGATATACCATACCTGAAGTTAGAGAAAAACTTCCAAAGGCAAAAGGAGGTAATGAACCACTTCCTGAAGGGATTTTCTATTTACTTTTAACAGGTGATCTTCCAACAGAAGAAAATATTAAGGAAATTCAGGAAGAATTCAAGAAAAGGATGGAAGTGCCCTCTTATGTATTTGATGTTATAAAGAAGATGCCAAAAGACTCTCATCCCATGGTTCTCTTCTCAATGGGTATTCTTGCCATGCAGAAGGAGTCAAAATTTACAAAGGCATACTGGGAAGGGATTCCAAAAACAAATTACTGGGAATATTTTTATGAAGATACCCTTGATTTACTTGCAAGAATTCCGGTTCTTGCTGCTTATGTGTATAGATATTTGTATAAGAAAGGTAAATTTATTGAACCTGATTCCAAACTTGACTGGGCTGCTAATTTTGCTCATATGATGGGTTATGATAATCCTGAGGTATACGAACTAATGAGGCTTTATATGGTTTTACACTGCGACCATGAAGGTGGAAATGTTTCAGCCCATACAGGACATCTCGTTGCCTCTGCTCTATCTGATGTTTATTATTCAATATCAGCTGCCATAAATGGACTTGCAGGACCCTTACATGGACTTGCAAATCAGGAAGTGTTAAGATGGATTTTAAATCTTCAGGAAAAATTCAAGGGTCAAGAGATTACAAAGGAAATTCTTGAAAAATATTGCTGGGATACAATAAATTCAGGACAGGTAATCCCTGGATATGGACACGCTGTTTTAAGAAAAACTGATCCAAGATATATTGCTTTTAGAGAATTTGCATTGAAATATATGCCGGATGATCCGATTTTTAAAATAGTCTCAATGCTTTATGAGGTTGTTCCTCCGATTTTACAGCAGTTACAGAAAATAAAGGATCCTTGGCCTAATGTAGATGCCCACTCTGGTTGTGTTCTTTATCATTATGGAATTACAGAATTCCCCTTTTATACTGTTTTGTTTGGTGTTTCAAGGGCAATAGGTATTTCAGTTCAATTAATATGGGATAGAGCTCTTGGTCTTCCTATTGAAAGACCAAAGAGTGTGACTCTTGAATGGTTGAAAGAAAATATAAAAGAATAA
- the dapF gene encoding diaminopimelate epimerase, translating into MKLKFLKMEATGNDFIVPIDIKPEKIEKFITFLCERRRGIGADGILFSLRDKNYDFRMIYYNSDGGRAEFCANGARCLIYLNYLKTKKKKFKFIADDGEHEGEYLGKNNVKLKMINPIFLKNLKISEKDYTLINSGVPHLIREEKEIEKIDVVKEGKFLRYHEFFKPKGTNVNFIEITGNKIKIRTYERGVEDEVLSCGTGAVASAFYTKLKNGFSQFEILTKGGDILKVVFNESGTYLIGKVKLSFKGEIDLKF; encoded by the coding sequence ATGAAATTGAAATTTTTAAAAATGGAAGCAACTGGTAATGATTTTATAGTGCCAATTGATATAAAACCAGAAAAGATAGAAAAATTTATTACCTTTTTATGTGAAAGGAGAAGGGGAATTGGTGCTGATGGGATTTTGTTTTCCTTAAGGGATAAAAATTATGACTTCAGAATGATTTATTATAATTCTGATGGTGGAAGAGCAGAGTTCTGTGCAAACGGTGCAAGATGCCTTATTTATTTAAATTATTTAAAAACTAAAAAGAAAAAATTTAAGTTTATTGCTGATGATGGTGAACATGAAGGTGAATACCTTGGCAAAAATAATGTCAAACTTAAAATGATAAACCCTATATTTCTAAAAAATTTAAAAATCTCAGAAAAGGACTACACACTTATAAATTCAGGTGTTCCCCATTTGATAAGAGAGGAAAAAGAAATAGAAAAAATTGATGTTGTAAAAGAAGGAAAATTTTTAAGGTATCACGAATTTTTTAAACCTAAAGGCACAAATGTAAACTTTATTGAAATAACTGGTAATAAAATTAAAATAAGAACATATGAAAGGGGAGTTGAAGATGAGGTTTTATCCTGTGGAACAGGTGCTGTGGCTTCTGCCTTTTATACAAAGTTAAAAAATGGATTTAGTCAATTTGAAATATTAACAAAAGGAGGAGATATTTTGAAAGTTGTATTTAATGAGTCAGGAACATACCTAATTGGAAAAGTAAAATTATCTTTTAAAGGAGAAATTGATTTAAAATTTTAA
- a CDS encoding Glu/Leu/Phe/Val dehydrogenase dimerization domain-containing protein, with translation MFDEYKNYFLKVCNEALLPEGIVNLILEPEFIAIQNIPFEYEGRINLFKSVKVIHSSIKPYYIGPLRIKSKISIDELKMLSSFFTWQNFLLNMPFSGLSAGLEVEEKFIKNYKMKKFLSEKFLSFLKDEKEIFYPEMGYEENEIYCENFTAKVFEMGGFFNRREILKRGIKIILDKFSEIEDFDYKEKKVLIQGSGKVSLLFFEVLKEKNAKVVGLSDTKGAIVSDSFNYDEVIELKKNKGKISEIKGEKLTNAEFLERECDILILAGPSNVINKNNFDKIKAKVIIEIAPSGINYEIYEMLSKEKKIIPDIISVLPFTLINSIEAIKKNVSFITKDNLELYDNTLKNIFSDIYAYSVAKNKSLKFSGFMISLLRYAKVLSMKGV, from the coding sequence ATGTTTGATGAATATAAAAATTATTTTTTAAAAGTTTGTAATGAAGCCCTTTTACCTGAAGGAATAGTAAATTTGATATTAGAACCTGAATTTATAGCCATACAAAACATTCCCTTTGAATATGAAGGAAGAATAAATTTATTTAAAAGTGTGAAAGTTATACATTCCTCTATAAAACCTTACTATATTGGACCCTTAAGAATAAAAAGTAAGATTTCTATTGATGAATTAAAAATGCTTTCTTCTTTTTTTACATGGCAAAATTTTCTTTTAAATATGCCCTTTTCTGGTTTAAGTGCAGGTCTAGAAGTGGAAGAAAAATTTATAAAAAATTATAAAATGAAAAAATTTTTATCTGAAAAGTTTCTATCCTTTTTAAAGGATGAAAAGGAAATTTTTTATCCTGAAATGGGTTATGAGGAAAATGAAATTTATTGTGAGAACTTTACTGCTAAGGTTTTTGAAATGGGAGGATTTTTTAATAGAAGGGAAATCTTAAAAAGAGGAATAAAAATCATCTTGGATAAATTTTCTGAAATAGAGGATTTTGATTATAAGGAAAAAAAAGTTTTAATTCAGGGTTCTGGTAAAGTTTCACTTTTATTCTTTGAAGTTTTGAAAGAAAAAAATGCTAAAGTAGTGGGTTTGTCAGATACAAAAGGTGCAATAGTTTCAGATTCCTTTAACTATGATGAAGTAATAGAACTTAAAAAGAATAAAGGAAAAATTTCAGAAATTAAGGGTGAAAAATTAACAAATGCAGAGTTTCTTGAAAGGGAGTGTGATATTTTAATTCTGGCAGGACCTTCAAATGTAATCAATAAAAATAATTTTGATAAAATTAAAGCAAAAGTTATTATTGAAATTGCCCCATCAGGAATTAATTATGAAATTTATGAAATGTTATCAAAGGAAAAGAAAATTATTCCTGATATTATTTCTGTTTTACCCTTTACCCTTATAAATTCTATTGAAGCAATAAAGAAAAATGTAAGTTTTATTACAAAAGATAATCTTGAATTATATGATAACACTTTAAAAAATATTTTTTCTGATATATATGCTTATAGTGTTGCAAAAAATAAATCTTTAAAATTTTCAGGTTTTATGATTTCTTTACTCAGATATGCCAAAGTATTATCAATGAAAGGAGTATGA
- a CDS encoding prolyl oligopeptidase family serine peptidase: MIFFIFLKIYILSPFQIAPRESSPDFLLPNGEEKYLISLKDTFYTTLSKKGKIFWREVKPDKDGYIFITSDTLEIKREYEHHGYSFSTLSYVYIDTFFKDGFYLVYPEKISRFYIDSNPYIGNPYYYSNIPVPLYLKEKRYRVLLITGEEYGKVRISFKRAPETPFVYKEWAILPFILRDSLYEFYIGFWIINPSDKFFKKLILEGYGENLEGEKKEIDFLMPFEIIYEDLKFKILNKNFKKETLTISVKLKGENFDTITNFYLPIKSKDEPLKITFKSKIDEGVNYFAIRYPKVKGDYKKGVIFSLHGAGVEAIDLVRTYKEEDSLFIVSPTNRRPFGFDWQDLGTLDFLEVFNYVKKNFNVDTDKIYLTGHSMGGHGAYFIGFHFADKFAAIIPSAGWVSFRTYVPYFLQGVSLFGDPLQIKIRERVLYSEDIQKFIRNALNVPFLIVHGTEDKSVPVFHSRFMFSLLKRNSIRVKLWEVSDMGHWWDIENTEGIDCVDSDTIINFIKKHKRFLPDSFEFYFSDLGINNSFYYLKILDPEKYFYPGFVKLKRKDNNIMINTFNVNAFEMDLSNFNFEKFFINIDGKIFELKGKNKYIFLKRKNWEIVSEFKLKMPLKTPSNPGLIKNIMRNKILIVFSTGKNSFENYHLARNLSFSLLTRGNLKVKILPDTLFDKKLSLFYNLILIGKKDEFRGKVKEILKILPFYLFKNKKITDGLLIFIYPLYPFSYNMGLFIIYSDVKYLREVFRLPLFVSGIGFPDGIFVKNPYDLKSKGFSGLSFFLWNKNYNNFDEIAFP; the protein is encoded by the coding sequence ATGATTTTTTTTATATTTTTAAAAATTTATATACTTTCCCCTTTTCAAATAGCACCTCGCGAGTCTTCACCAGATTTTCTTTTACCAAATGGTGAAGAAAAATATTTAATTTCTTTAAAAGATACCTTCTATACAACCCTTTCAAAAAAAGGAAAAATTTTCTGGAGAGAGGTAAAACCTGATAAAGATGGTTATATTTTTATCACCTCTGATACTCTTGAAATTAAAAGGGAATATGAGCATCATGGCTATAGTTTTAGCACTTTAAGTTATGTTTATATTGACACTTTTTTTAAAGATGGTTTTTATCTTGTATACCCTGAAAAAATTTCAAGATTTTATATTGATTCAAACCCTTACATTGGAAATCCTTATTATTATTCTAATATTCCGGTTCCCCTTTATTTAAAAGAAAAAAGATATAGAGTTCTACTTATAACTGGAGAAGAATACGGAAAAGTAAGAATTTCATTTAAAAGGGCTCCGGAAACTCCATTTGTATATAAAGAATGGGCTATATTACCTTTTATCTTGAGAGATTCCCTTTATGAATTTTATATTGGTTTCTGGATAATAAATCCGAGTGATAAATTCTTTAAAAAATTAATTTTAGAAGGTTATGGAGAAAATCTTGAAGGAGAAAAAAAAGAAATTGATTTTCTTATGCCTTTTGAAATTATTTATGAGGATTTAAAATTTAAAATATTAAATAAAAATTTTAAAAAGGAAACTCTTACAATTTCTGTTAAATTAAAAGGTGAAAACTTTGACACCATAACGAATTTTTATTTGCCGATAAAATCAAAAGATGAACCCTTAAAAATTACATTTAAGTCAAAAATTGATGAGGGAGTTAATTATTTTGCTATAAGATATCCCAAAGTAAAGGGTGATTATAAAAAGGGAGTTATATTTTCTCTTCATGGGGCAGGTGTTGAGGCAATTGATCTTGTAAGAACATATAAAGAGGAGGATTCTTTATTTATAGTTTCGCCTACAAATAGGAGACCCTTTGGTTTTGACTGGCAGGATCTTGGAACCTTAGATTTTCTTGAAGTTTTTAATTATGTTAAGAAAAATTTTAATGTTGATACTGATAAAATTTATCTTACTGGACACTCAATGGGAGGACATGGCGCTTATTTCATAGGGTTCCATTTTGCTGATAAATTTGCCGCAATTATACCATCAGCTGGTTGGGTATCCTTCAGAACTTATGTTCCTTATTTTTTGCAGGGAGTAAGTTTATTTGGTGATCCTCTTCAAATAAAAATAAGGGAGAGGGTTTTATATTCAGAGGATATTCAAAAATTTATAAGAAATGCTTTAAATGTTCCTTTTTTAATAGTTCATGGAACAGAGGATAAATCTGTTCCAGTTTTTCATTCAAGATTTATGTTTTCACTTTTAAAGAGAAATAGCATAAGGGTAAAGTTATGGGAAGTAAGTGATATGGGACACTGGTGGGATATTGAAAATACAGAGGGTATTGATTGTGTAGATTCAGATACAATTATAAATTTTATAAAAAAACATAAAAGATTTTTGCCTGATTCCTTTGAGTTTTACTTTTCTGATTTAGGTATAAATAATTCCTTTTATTATTTAAAAATTTTAGATCCTGAAAAATATTTTTATCCAGGTTTTGTTAAATTAAAAAGAAAAGATAACAACATTATGATTAATACTTTTAATGTTAATGCCTTTGAGATGGATTTATCAAATTTTAATTTTGAGAAATTTTTCATAAATATAGATGGAAAAATTTTTGAGTTAAAGGGTAAGAATAAGTATATTTTTTTAAAAAGAAAAAACTGGGAAATAGTAAGTGAATTTAAGTTAAAGATGCCTTTAAAAACTCCTTCAAATCCAGGTCTTATAAAAAATATTATGCGTAACAAAATTTTGATAGTTTTTAGCACGGGAAAAAATTCCTTTGAAAATTATCATTTGGCAAGAAATCTTTCTTTTTCCCTTCTTACAAGGGGAAATTTAAAGGTAAAAATTTTACCTGATACTTTATTTGATAAAAAGTTATCTTTATTTTACAATTTGATTTTAATAGGAAAAAAGGATGAATTTAGGGGAAAGGTTAAAGAGATTTTAAAAATTTTGCCTTTTTATTTATTTAAAAATAAAAAAATTACCGATGGTCTTTTAATTTTTATTTATCCCCTTTACCCTTTTTCTTATAATATGGGTCTTTTTATAATTTATTCAGATGTAAAATATTTAAGAGAAGTTTTTAGACTTCCCCTTTTTGTTTCAGGCATTGGATTTCCTGATGGAATTTTTGTTAAGAATCCTTATGATCTGAAATCAAAGGGTTTTTCAGGTCTTTCCTTCTTTTTATGGAATAAAAATTATAATAATTTTGATGAAATTGCCTTTCCCTAA
- the hslV gene encoding ATP-dependent protease subunit HslV, which yields MMHSTTVLGILKDGKAVIGADGQVTFGETVLKHKAKKVMKIFNGEVLVGFAGAVADAYTLFENLEKNLKEFKGDLMRASVELARRWRQDKFLRRLEALIAVINKERALIISGNGEVVEPEYGIVAIGSGAPYARSAALALLKHTDLEPRKIVEEALKIAAEICIYTNENFTILEL from the coding sequence ATGATGCATTCAACTACTGTTCTTGGTATTCTAAAGGATGGAAAGGCTGTAATAGGGGCTGATGGGCAGGTTACCTTTGGAGAGACAGTTTTAAAACACAAGGCTAAAAAGGTAATGAAAATTTTTAATGGGGAAGTTCTTGTGGGATTTGCTGGTGCGGTTGCTGATGCCTATACTCTTTTTGAAAACCTTGAAAAAAATTTGAAGGAATTTAAAGGAGACCTTATGAGGGCTTCCGTTGAACTGGCAAGAAGATGGAGGCAAGATAAATTTTTAAGGAGACTTGAAGCACTTATTGCTGTTATTAATAAAGAAAGGGCTCTTATAATCTCAGGAAACGGTGAAGTTGTTGAACCTGAATATGGAATAGTTGCCATTGGTTCAGGTGCACCTTATGCAAGATCAGCTGCCCTTGCCCTTTTAAAACATACTGATTTGGAACCAAGAAAAATAGTTGAGGAAGCTCTTAAAATTGCTGCTGAAATATGCATTTACACCAATGAAAATTTTACAATTTTAGAACTATGA
- a CDS encoding chemotaxis protein CheW, protein MKDKEEISYKKFLDFFKEKTEESKKETPIKEETSKKKIKKKKIEEKKEIVEKEELKEPGFKLEMSSEVKPEEIKEELPEAIVEVEEVKDEEFLIFRLGSENYAIYTQDASEVITGLEVFEATDLPSYAIGMANFRDRIIPVISFSKLLNIEEEKEPYSFIFIEKKDKKESFFLRVGEVRGIYKKRDVKLLEVPYDLDKEIFKKIILIDKELIPLIDVIKLIEKKE, encoded by the coding sequence ATGAAAGATAAAGAGGAAATAAGTTACAAAAAATTTCTTGATTTTTTTAAAGAAAAAACAGAGGAAAGTAAAAAGGAAACACCTATAAAAGAAGAAACTTCAAAAAAGAAAATAAAAAAGAAAAAAATTGAGGAAAAAAAAGAAATAGTTGAAAAAGAAGAATTAAAGGAACCGGGATTTAAGCTCGAAATGAGTTCCGAAGTGAAACCCGAGGAAATAAAAGAAGAATTACCCGAGGCAATTGTAGAAGTGGAAGAAGTTAAAGATGAAGAATTTTTAATTTTCAGGTTAGGAAGTGAAAACTATGCAATTTATACTCAGGATGCATCAGAAGTTATAACTGGTTTAGAGGTTTTTGAAGCAACTGATTTACCATCTTATGCTATAGGTATGGCTAATTTTAGAGATAGAATAATACCTGTTATTTCATTTTCTAAACTTTTAAATATTGAAGAAGAAAAAGAGCCTTATTCCTTTATTTTTATTGAAAAGAAAGATAAAAAAGAAAGTTTTTTCCTTAGGGTAGGTGAAGTGAGGGGAATTTATAAAAAAAGAGATGTAAAATTACTTGAAGTCCCTTATGACCTGGATAAGGAAATTTTTAAAAAAATAATTCTTATTGATAAAGAACTTATTCCCCTTATAGATGTTATAAAGTTAATAGAAAAGAAGGAATAA
- a CDS encoding undecaprenyl-diphosphate phosphatase: MKEIALGFLQGITEFLPISSSGHLLFLQEVFKFNLKGIGIETLFHLATFFSVIVYFRKRLINYYLKNWFKILLGILPASLFALLFRNKIKEFFEDPKYLFLFFLLNGFYLLSSRIREGGEGLDNKKAFLIGVMQIFALLPGISRSGTTITTALLLNINPKESFEFSFYMYLPLVLGAFILEIGDLKYLEVLPSLAGFIFAFLSGLFALFLIEGSIKKKLFPFFGIYTIILSIFSFFLLR; encoded by the coding sequence TTGAAGGAAATAGCACTTGGTTTTTTACAGGGAATAACAGAGTTTTTACCCATCTCTTCCTCAGGTCATCTTCTATTTTTACAGGAGGTGTTTAAATTCAATTTGAAGGGAATAGGTATTGAAACCCTTTTTCATCTTGCAACATTTTTTTCTGTAATTGTATATTTTAGAAAAAGGCTTATAAATTATTATTTAAAAAATTGGTTTAAAATCTTATTAGGGATTTTACCTGCTTCTTTATTTGCCCTTCTATTTAGAAATAAAATTAAAGAATTTTTTGAAGACCCTAAGTATCTATTTCTATTTTTTCTTTTAAATGGTTTTTACCTTTTATCTTCAAGAATAAGGGAAGGTGGAGAAGGTTTAGATAATAAAAAAGCCTTTTTAATTGGTGTTATGCAGATTTTTGCTCTTTTACCCGGAATTTCAAGGTCTGGAACCACAATTACCACAGCACTCCTTTTAAATATTAATCCAAAGGAAAGTTTTGAATTTTCCTTTTATATGTATTTACCCCTTGTTTTAGGTGCCTTTATTCTTGAAATAGGAGATTTAAAATATCTTGAAGTTTTACCTTCTTTAGCAGGATTCATTTTTGCTTTCTTATCAGGTCTTTTTGCACTTTTTTTAATTGAAGGCTCAATAAAAAAGAAACTTTTTCCCTTTTTTGGAATTTACACTATAATTCTTTCAATTTTTTCATTTTTTCTTTTAAGATAA